From the Acidobacteriota bacterium genome, one window contains:
- a CDS encoding formylglycine-generating enzyme family protein — MKTSRLKASFRGKINLKLAGLLLILSAFLSCQSPSATNGNDGLNSLLADNDYVRILPGSFLMGLPAEIPGGKLQKRERPQHPVVISQSFEMGKWEVTQAQWEAVMGSNPSAFKGLELPVTSISWNDVQEFLKTLQSHDQKHEYRLPTEAEWEYACRAGSTENWFSNDFLQRKKNLAQQMKNKNSPEASAENSGTATPTPNTQSDLEKNLREVAWFDLTAFNRPHAVGKLKPNAWGLYDMHGNVWEWCQDWYDENSYQPGSIQDPHGPPTGVAKVVRGGSWQASAEFCRATSRGYNSPHERNTDTGFRLVRIKKDFDKNTVAK; from the coding sequence ATGAAAACAAGTAGGCTGAAGGCGAGCTTTCGCGGCAAAATAAACCTGAAGCTTGCCGGATTGCTGCTCATTCTGTCCGCATTTCTTTCCTGCCAATCACCATCGGCAACAAATGGCAACGATGGACTCAACTCGCTGCTTGCAGACAACGACTATGTGCGAATTCTGCCGGGCAGCTTTCTGATGGGGTTGCCCGCTGAAATTCCGGGCGGCAAGTTGCAAAAACGCGAGCGGCCTCAGCATCCGGTCGTGATTTCGCAATCATTTGAGATGGGAAAGTGGGAGGTTACGCAGGCGCAATGGGAAGCTGTGATGGGCAGCAACCCCAGCGCATTCAAGGGATTGGAGCTTCCCGTCACCAGCATTTCCTGGAATGACGTGCAGGAATTTCTCAAAACCTTGCAGTCGCATGACCAGAAGCATGAATACCGTTTGCCGACCGAGGCCGAATGGGAATATGCCTGTCGTGCTGGCAGTACAGAAAATTGGTTCAGCAACGATTTTCTGCAGCGAAAAAAGAATCTTGCCCAACAGATGAAGAATAAAAATTCACCCGAAGCGTCTGCTGAAAATTCCGGCACTGCGACTCCAACTCCAAACACACAAAGCGATTTGGAAAAGAATTTACGAGAGGTCGCCTGGTTTGATTTGACGGCGTTCAATCGTCCGCATGCGGTTGGCAAACTCAAACCGAATGCCTGGGGGCTTTATGACATGCACGGAAATGTTTGGGAGTGGTGTCAGGATTGGTATGACGAAAATTCTTATCAGCCGGGTTCGATTCAAGATCCTCACGGCCCACCAACAGGTGTCGCCAAAGTGGTTCGTGGTGGCAGTTGGCAGGCGAGTGCGGAATTCTGTCGGGCGACAAGCCGGGGGTACAATTCTCCACACGAACGCAACACTGACACAGGATTCCGGCTGGTTAGAATCAAAAAAGATTTCGATAAAAACACTGTGGCAAAATAA
- a CDS encoding M48 family metalloprotease, which translates to MYEWLGICLALSALLTLNAAMSMLAAMAWRLLQLQAQQWPASVQAQWLFALRIFPGLLSFICVAGLLIPAYVAHEPRQETEEVTYKLITLTAISAAGLLFASWRGVAAWLATRKLINNWLANSEPVPAHQLLSTLTVPIPMYRLRHQFPVIAVVGTMRPRLFIADHLFDSLTPEELTAAIAHECGHLTARDNLKRSVLRICRDVLTIMPCGRVLDRDWAEASEEAADEFAVCSVRQSALDLASALVKIARLVPAGLRPIIPAKAAGVLLIGENLSGLARRVARLTNLASATEMQSSSWEAASATSTSFWMLLGVLLAAAVSATAASSLYTVHKLIEFSVSILQ; encoded by the coding sequence ATGTACGAATGGCTGGGAATTTGTTTGGCATTGTCGGCGCTATTGACGCTTAATGCGGCGATGTCAATGTTGGCTGCGATGGCTTGGCGGTTGTTGCAATTGCAGGCTCAACAGTGGCCAGCCAGCGTCCAGGCGCAATGGTTATTCGCCTTACGAATTTTTCCGGGATTGTTATCTTTTATCTGTGTTGCGGGGCTGTTGATTCCTGCTTACGTCGCGCATGAGCCTCGCCAAGAGACCGAAGAGGTCACATACAAGCTCATCACCCTGACTGCGATTTCCGCTGCCGGGTTGTTGTTTGCCAGTTGGCGTGGCGTGGCAGCCTGGCTTGCCACACGCAAATTGATTAACAACTGGTTGGCAAATTCCGAACCGGTCCCAGCGCATCAGTTGCTTTCCACACTCACGGTGCCTATTCCTATGTACCGGCTGCGCCATCAATTTCCAGTGATTGCCGTAGTTGGAACGATGCGGCCAAGACTTTTTATCGCCGATCATTTGTTTGACTCTTTGACGCCCGAAGAGCTAACCGCAGCGATTGCCCACGAATGTGGACATTTAACGGCACGTGATAATTTGAAACGATCCGTTTTGAGAATTTGCCGGGATGTGTTGACGATCATGCCCTGCGGGCGTGTGTTGGATCGCGATTGGGCTGAAGCCTCGGAAGAAGCCGCAGATGAATTTGCCGTTTGTTCTGTCAGACAATCGGCGCTTGATCTGGCGTCGGCGCTGGTCAAAATTGCGCGGCTGGTTCCGGCGGGGCTTCGTCCCATCATCCCGGCCAAAGCAGCCGGAGTTTTGTTGATCGGCGAAAACTTGAGCGGGCTGGCTCGCAGAGTCGCGCGTTTAACCAACCTGGCCTCGGCGACGGAAATGCAATCTTCATCCTGGGAAGCGGCCTCGGCAACCTCAACGTCCTTTTGGATGTTATTGGGTGTTTTGCTGGCGGCGGCCGTATCTGCCACTGCTGCTTCTTCGCTTTACACGGTTCATAAGTTGATAGAATTTTCTGTTTCGATTCTGCAATAA
- a CDS encoding BlaI/MecI/CopY family transcriptional regulator, which yields MNLSRFKINQQSKPAKVTASELGPLERSVMEFIWQRYEAQGEAPGKVSVRDVYLAFDRRLAYTTLMTTLDRLYKKGLLEREKDGRAFIYSPSLSQQELERSLARNVIDTLLGRGEHGVEPVLACIVDAVSDRDRELLDDLDRLIREKRQALRDKE from the coding sequence ATGAACCTCTCACGATTCAAAATCAATCAGCAATCCAAACCGGCCAAAGTTACTGCGTCGGAATTAGGCCCATTGGAACGTTCCGTGATGGAATTTATCTGGCAACGTTATGAAGCGCAGGGAGAAGCGCCTGGAAAAGTCAGTGTTCGCGATGTGTACTTGGCTTTCGACCGGCGACTGGCGTACACGACGTTAATGACGACGTTGGATCGTTTATATAAAAAAGGTCTGCTGGAGCGGGAGAAAGATGGACGGGCTTTTATTTATTCGCCGAGTTTGTCCCAACAAGAGCTTGAACGCAGTCTGGCTCGAAACGTGATTGATACATTATTAGGTCGGGGAGAGCATGGAGTTGAACCGGTCCTGGCCTGCATAGTTGATGCGGTAAGTGACCGTGATCGCGAATTATTGGACGATCTGGATCGGTTGATTCGGGAAAAACGGCAAGCGCTTCGTGATAAGGAGTGA
- the ybaK gene encoding Cys-tRNA(Pro) deacylase, which translates to MKTIAARMLDQLKIAYELRDYEVNEDELDAITVARKVNMPPEATFKTLVARGDKTGVVMACIPGNAELDLKKFAAATGNKKVELVAVKEIQALTGYIRGGVSPMGTKKKYPLYLDQTALNHERLSVSAGQRGLQMILGPADLQRAASATLADLVKSN; encoded by the coding sequence ATGAAAACCATTGCTGCAAGAATGTTGGATCAACTGAAAATCGCGTATGAATTGCGCGATTACGAGGTCAATGAAGACGAACTCGACGCCATCACCGTCGCTCGCAAGGTGAATATGCCGCCGGAAGCGACTTTCAAAACGCTGGTCGCTCGCGGCGATAAAACCGGTGTGGTGATGGCCTGCATTCCGGGCAACGCCGAACTCGACCTGAAAAAATTCGCGGCGGCGACTGGCAACAAAAAAGTCGAACTGGTCGCCGTCAAAGAAATTCAAGCCTTAACCGGTTACATTCGTGGAGGCGTCTCTCCGATGGGCACGAAAAAGAAATATCCACTTTACTTGGATCAAACCGCGCTCAACCACGAACGCCTCAGCGTCAGCGCGGGCCAGCGCGGTTTGCAAATGATCCTCGGTCCGGCAGATTTGCAGCGCGCTGCTTCCGCTACCCTCGCAGATTTGGTCAAGTCGAACTGA
- a CDS encoding RHS repeat protein yields the protein MRPFKSSALRAMCIAIVSISLVLSLSVSLRLASASAQPVNFHAAPPRQVLSHSLATVKMLYLKLLAFFQGGASLDAMRSNIPQQPSYSQTGSLPSSGYDDPKPSNTNNYDSHLTQVSSRANATGAGQPMQLSDPTAGAAVVGGVGYNLDSKNYSFSLPVVSLAGRAGLNVGLGLSYNSKVWIKDSNTGTMIFNGDRGFPAPGWQLGFGAILIKHSSVGPYYNSVTGKNSIIFISPDDTRHDLAYNSTSAKYEAYDSSYLKFDGSAQTLLFPDGTKMKFGVYSYDTNVLDFLALPIEIKDRNGNFITIAYKDMTTSAGTKKVLDSVTDTAGRRIDFNYSYNRLTSISQGRGSFTYYYVRLDYQPVTIQTSFYNLATDPSTINGTAVYLPSRVTYPTGINFRFTYTNYAQIKLIEKAVPALTGQAAERVIAKTGFNVAECVDLNAPSNSPDYCIPQADTPYFTSRAEWAENWQGGNTQTYLYYFNSGSPHVILDPTGRQFKLQTTGQTISTEIWAPSAGNYTKRDEVTFTDDGLSYYSNLRPQETKKTALTGTSYSEKKTQITYVQSNGMWIPGTQDEYAGGVKYRQTVTTYTGYSSQNILALPLEVSVYKADGTTLLSQVTNAYDQTGEFTDSNSQTAKYFINATSDNAIQHDDTNYGFSFYNRGNLTSVTQHYIGGTDNDSRLLKRVSYDTNGNVRAETDAAGNRKQIEYTDNYADKPSGIGATCVYPYTTADPTGFRSGAQWLYYTGQTKKTFNLQSGSSTEEQAVETTYDFADRPSVTTRPDGGWVKTEFWDNWLATATSQQVDSGKVRYKFEIMDGAGRAYKKASDHPDGASGKFAGQITVFDTVGQVEDSSNVLAIDGSWVPSGEDSGKSFLYTHLTHDELARLKLVTLPDNNTRQMDYTGCGCAGNNETRVTDELGHYTETKNDARGRLIEATEPDPSSAQNIYSRATYIYDDLDRLIEIQHTAHPASPTPMQNRYFSYDGYGRMISETTPEGGTVTYTYTANDQVWQVSNQRSITVANTYNTRGLLTNISYSDSTPAVTYSYDAYGARSSMTDGEGATSYTYNSYRQLQSETRTFTNLTGNSYVLNYTYNQGDQVKSVNYLALSGYQAGAPYTENASNGIGMTNRTISGTVTDMQSQAVNGVTMTLSGYQSGSTTTNSSGAYSLSGLPNGQTYTVTPSLSGYVFDPSSRTYQGLNKNITNANFTALPAQVTLYDKTINYDYNSVGALSAIGTNMTSGNTANNVLNTVTFRASGALKQLNYGNGRRLTMGYDDNRNQPTSMVVDRTNNASDKVVDYAYQYYDANGNNNNRIRQITDNIDTAYTTSYQYDDYNRLTNATASAFSRGYQYDPFGNITNFNGVTLNYATNSSGAPATNRLSTDSASNSYTYDAAGNMTAGAGQSYTYDGANRLKEVGSGGANVYGYDGDGKRVKKTESGSTVYYVYSSKLGQSVMEVTASSVQRAYVYSGNKLVAMQATDGQFYWLHTNHLGNSRAMTDTNGNLTYKGQFDPYGTALTEWSSSGNTNLNNKKFTGYERDNSGLDYANARMYNSVRGRFMTPDMTGVDAANPRRPETLNRYAYTTSNDPVNFIDPTGLQEKPFTITIYTYAPYLYGGSLSGDGSSSDDNQNVRYLSNKSPFESGGGITDDKSQANAVKNRAKRRIKNHDDPCANLFKGLDIDDYFENHMYFTNNDKMPDGKDWPDELVAAAVYQDVLGRKTTFNPRGTFLTGHVKGVSLYGNGFEQWKKNLSAEIITELGLDNIKSFAEWQELIMLHELYHAAEKTVTNDTASGSGRDIDRLIKENCF from the coding sequence ATGCGTCCATTCAAATCCTCGGCGCTCAGAGCCATGTGTATCGCCATTGTTTCCATCAGCCTGGTGCTCAGTCTAAGCGTTTCGCTGCGGCTGGCAAGCGCTTCCGCGCAACCCGTCAACTTTCATGCTGCCCCCCCCCGGCAAGTTCTGAGCCATAGTCTGGCGACGGTCAAAATGCTGTACCTCAAGCTCCTGGCATTCTTTCAGGGAGGCGCAAGCCTCGATGCGATGCGGAGTAACATACCTCAGCAGCCGAGTTACTCGCAAACCGGCTCCTTGCCTTCCAGTGGATACGACGACCCCAAGCCGAGTAACACCAATAACTATGACAGTCACCTAACACAGGTATCTTCGCGTGCCAATGCCACCGGAGCAGGGCAACCGATGCAGTTGTCCGATCCAACTGCCGGAGCAGCCGTGGTAGGCGGAGTGGGGTATAACCTCGATTCCAAAAATTACAGCTTTTCCTTGCCCGTGGTGTCTCTGGCCGGACGTGCTGGGCTGAATGTCGGTCTGGGCTTGTCGTACAACAGCAAGGTCTGGATAAAGGACTCCAACACAGGAACGATGATTTTCAATGGCGACCGGGGCTTTCCCGCGCCGGGATGGCAACTGGGCTTCGGCGCGATCCTGATCAAGCACTCTTCGGTAGGGCCGTATTACAACTCGGTCACGGGCAAAAACTCCATCATTTTCATTTCGCCCGACGACACGCGCCACGACCTGGCCTACAACTCGACTTCGGCGAAATACGAGGCCTACGATTCTTCGTATCTGAAATTCGACGGCTCGGCGCAGACGCTGCTGTTTCCCGACGGCACGAAGATGAAGTTCGGCGTGTATTCCTACGACACCAATGTGTTGGACTTTCTGGCGCTGCCCATTGAAATCAAAGACCGCAACGGCAATTTCATCACCATTGCCTACAAAGACATGACGACCTCCGCAGGCACAAAAAAGGTGCTGGATTCTGTGACGGACACCGCCGGACGCCGGATTGATTTCAATTACAGTTACAACCGGCTGACTTCCATCAGTCAGGGGCGTGGTAGCTTCACGTACTATTATGTACGATTGGATTACCAGCCCGTTACCATTCAGACCAGTTTTTACAACCTGGCGACTGATCCGAGTACCATCAATGGAACTGCGGTGTACCTGCCATCGCGCGTGACCTATCCGACGGGCATCAATTTCCGGTTCACCTACACGAACTATGCCCAGATCAAGCTGATTGAGAAAGCCGTGCCGGCTTTGACCGGGCAAGCTGCGGAGCGCGTCATCGCCAAAACCGGCTTCAACGTCGCCGAATGCGTTGATTTGAATGCTCCCTCGAACAGTCCAGATTACTGCATTCCCCAAGCCGACACGCCGTATTTCACCAGCCGCGCCGAATGGGCGGAAAACTGGCAAGGCGGAAACACGCAAACCTATTTGTACTATTTCAACAGCGGATCGCCACACGTGATCCTCGATCCGACCGGTCGCCAGTTCAAATTGCAAACCACCGGTCAGACGATCTCAACGGAAATTTGGGCGCCGAGCGCAGGCAATTATACGAAGAGGGACGAGGTGACCTTCACGGATGACGGCCTGAGCTATTATTCCAACCTGCGCCCACAGGAAACCAAGAAGACAGCGCTGACCGGAACCAGTTACTCCGAAAAGAAAACGCAGATCACATATGTACAAAGCAACGGAATGTGGATCCCGGGTACTCAGGATGAATACGCTGGCGGCGTAAAATATCGCCAGACAGTTACCACTTATACTGGGTATTCGTCGCAGAACATTTTGGCCTTGCCGCTGGAAGTGTCCGTGTACAAAGCCGATGGAACCACATTGCTGTCACAGGTCACTAACGCGTATGACCAGACTGGCGAATTCACAGACTCCAACAGTCAGACTGCCAAATACTTCATCAATGCCACCAGTGACAACGCAATCCAACATGATGACACGAATTACGGGTTCAGCTTTTACAATCGCGGCAATCTGACCAGTGTCACACAACATTACATCGGTGGCACTGACAATGATTCACGGTTACTCAAACGAGTGAGCTACGACACCAACGGAAATGTTCGTGCCGAAACTGATGCGGCAGGCAATCGCAAACAAATCGAGTACACGGACAATTACGCCGACAAACCAAGCGGCATCGGGGCAACCTGTGTTTACCCCTACACCACTGCCGACCCGACAGGATTCCGTTCCGGCGCGCAATGGTTGTATTACACGGGGCAGACGAAAAAGACTTTCAATCTGCAATCAGGCAGCAGCACGGAAGAACAGGCAGTCGAGACAACCTACGATTTTGCCGACCGTCCATCGGTAACGACGCGACCGGACGGAGGTTGGGTGAAAACCGAATTTTGGGATAACTGGTTGGCGACGGCGACTTCGCAACAAGTGGATTCGGGCAAAGTGCGCTACAAATTCGAGATCATGGACGGCGCAGGTCGCGCTTACAAAAAAGCCAGCGACCATCCTGACGGCGCATCCGGCAAATTCGCCGGACAGATCACGGTCTTTGATACAGTCGGGCAGGTGGAAGACAGTTCCAACGTGTTGGCGATTGACGGCAGTTGGGTTCCTTCAGGCGAAGATTCCGGCAAATCGTTTTTGTACACGCACCTGACGCATGATGAACTGGCGCGGCTGAAACTGGTCACGCTACCCGACAACAACACCCGGCAGATGGATTACACCGGCTGCGGCTGCGCAGGAAATAATGAAACCCGCGTGACGGATGAACTTGGCCATTACACCGAAACCAAAAACGACGCGCGGGGCCGCCTGATCGAAGCGACCGAACCCGACCCGTCCAGCGCGCAAAACATTTACAGCCGAGCGACATACATTTACGACGACCTGGATCGGCTGATTGAAATTCAGCACACGGCGCATCCTGCTTCGCCGACTCCGATGCAGAACCGGTATTTCAGCTACGACGGCTACGGGCGAATGATCAGCGAAACCACGCCCGAAGGCGGGACGGTCACGTACACTTACACGGCCAACGATCAGGTCTGGCAGGTTTCTAATCAGCGCAGCATCACCGTTGCCAACACGTACAACACGCGCGGATTGTTGACGAACATCAGCTATTCCGATTCCACGCCCGCAGTCACCTACAGCTATGACGCTTATGGCGCGCGAAGTTCGATGACCGATGGCGAAGGAGCAACATCGTACACGTACAACAGTTACCGCCAGTTGCAGAGCGAGACGCGAACGTTCACCAATCTGACCGGTAACAGCTACGTGTTGAATTACACCTACAATCAGGGCGACCAGGTGAAGTCGGTCAACTATCTGGCCCTGAGCGGCTATCAAGCGGGCGCGCCGTACACCGAAAACGCCTCCAACGGCATCGGCATGACGAATCGCACGATCAGCGGCACGGTCACCGATATGCAGAGTCAGGCGGTCAACGGCGTGACAATGACGCTCAGCGGTTACCAGAGCGGCTCTACCACGACCAACAGCAGCGGCGCGTACAGCTTGAGCGGCTTGCCGAATGGGCAGACTTACACCGTCACGCCATCGCTCAGCGGGTATGTGTTTGATCCATCCAGCCGGACGTATCAAGGCTTGAACAAGAACATCACCAACGCGAATTTCACGGCGCTGCCCGCGCAGGTGACGCTGTACGACAAGACGATCAATTACGATTACAACTCGGTGGGAGCCTTGTCAGCCATCGGTACGAATATGACCAGCGGCAATACCGCCAACAACGTGCTGAACACCGTCACGTTCCGCGCCAGCGGCGCGTTGAAGCAATTGAATTACGGCAACGGACGACGATTGACGATGGGCTACGACGACAACCGCAACCAGCCGACCAGCATGGTGGTTGACAGAACGAACAATGCATCCGACAAAGTCGTGGATTATGCGTATCAGTATTACGATGCCAACGGCAACAACAACAATCGCATCCGCCAGATCACGGATAATATTGATACGGCGTACACGACCAGTTACCAGTACGACGATTACAACCGGCTGACGAACGCCACGGCGAGCGCCTTCAGTCGAGGTTACCAATACGACCCATTCGGGAACATCACGAACTTCAACGGAGTGACGCTGAACTACGCGACGAATTCCAGCGGCGCGCCCGCAACCAACCGCCTCAGCACCGACAGCGCGAGCAACAGCTACACGTATGATGCGGCGGGGAACATGACGGCTGGAGCCGGGCAGAGCTACACGTATGATGGAGCCAACCGATTGAAAGAAGTCGGCTCCGGCGGTGCGAATGTGTACGGCTACGACGGCGACGGCAAGCGCGTCAAGAAAACCGAAAGCGGCTCGACGGTGTATTACGTCTACTCTTCGAAGCTCGGCCAGTCGGTGATGGAAGTGACCGCCAGCAGCGTCCAGCGGGCGTACGTCTATTCCGGCAACAAATTGGTAGCGATGCAAGCGACGGACGGGCAATTTTACTGGCTGCACACAAACCACCTGGGGAACTCCCGCGCGATGACGGACACCAACGGCAATCTGACGTACAAAGGCCAGTTCGATCCGTACGGAACGGCGCTGACCGAATGGTCATCTTCGGGCAACACGAATCTGAATAACAAGAAATTCACCGGCTACGAACGCGACAACTCAGGACTGGATTACGCGAATGCAAGGATGTATAACTCTGTGCGCGGGCGATTTATGACACCAGATATGACGGGGGTTGATGCCGCTAATCCAAGAAGGCCGGAAACCTTAAACAGGTATGCTTATACGACAAGCAATGACCCGGTAAATTTTATTGACCCAACTGGGCTACAGGAAAAACCATTTACAATAACTATTTATACTTACGCGCCATATTTGTATGGTGGAAGCCTTAGTGGCGACGGAAGTTCCAGCGATGATAATCAGAATGTTCGATATCTTTCCAACAAAAGCCCATTTGAAAGTGGTGGTGGAATTACTGATGACAAATCACAGGCTAACGCGGTCAAAAACCGCGCAAAAAGAAGAATAAAGAATCATGATGATCCATGTGCTAACTTATTTAAGGGACTTGACATTGACGATTATTTTGAGAATCACATGTATTTCACTAATAACGATAAAATGCCCGATGGAAAGGATTGGCCCGACGAGTTGGTGGCAGCGGCTGTTTATCAAGATGTCCTTGGTAGAAAGACTACATTTAACCCCAGAGGTACTTTTTTGACAGGCCATGTTAAGGGAGTATCTTTGTATGGAAATGGGTTTGAGCAATGGAAAAAGAATCTTTCCGCAGAAATAATAACCGAGCTTGGTCTCGATAATATAAAGTCTTTTGCCGAGTGGCAAGAACTCATAATGTTGCATGAGCTTTACCACGCAGCTGAAAAGACTGTAACTAATGATACGGCTAGTGGGTCAGGCAGAGATATTGATAGGCTTATAAAGGAAAATTGCTTTTAA
- a CDS encoding HNH endonuclease, translating to MSRKAIPQEVEQRVRVTAANRCGYCLSPQWLLPWELEIEHIRPLARGGTNDESNLWLSCRSCNSFKAIQTHAYDPVTTRNVRLFNPRRQKWKRHFAWSSDGTEIIGLSACGRATLIALKLNNIFAVTARREWGSAGWHPPE from the coding sequence GTGAGCCGAAAAGCAATCCCCCAAGAGGTCGAACAGCGCGTTCGTGTGACAGCGGCGAATCGCTGCGGCTATTGCCTCAGCCCGCAATGGCTGCTCCCTTGGGAATTGGAAATCGAACACATTCGTCCCTTGGCTCGTGGCGGCACGAATGATGAATCCAATCTTTGGCTTTCCTGCCGGTCGTGCAATAGCTTCAAAGCCATTCAAACTCATGCTTATGACCCAGTCACAACGCGAAATGTTCGACTGTTCAACCCGCGTCGCCAAAAATGGAAACGGCATTTTGCTTGGAGCAGTGATGGCACGGAAATCATCGGACTATCGGCCTGCGGTCGAGCGACACTGATCGCGCTGAAACTGAACAACATCTTTGCCGTAACCGCCCGCCGCGAATGGGGTTCAGCAGGATGGCATCCGCCTGAATAA
- a CDS encoding M20/M25/M40 family metallo-hydrolase, with product MNNLYKNLDSYVRNSRKEFEDKLAELVEAPSVSSDPEHLKDIRRCGDIAAQYLRDLGAKAEPVHTPGNPVVFGSIVTNPKYPTVAIYNHLDVQPADPSEWNKAPFTFFKSGDRYEGRGTTDDKGPALTALLAVRYAVQNEMPLNFKFIWELEEEIGSPNFEYFVKRNKGHLQTNSILVSDTIWISRKQPAVPYGLRGLQGFLFKLETHSKDVHSGLVGGAARNPIGELAQVISQCYDAKTGKVKIPGFYDDVVAPTKAELDSFVNSGFTTKGYMKAHELKSIRANLKTEADVLKAFMAAPTFEVHGITGGYHGPGVKTIVPYRSEAKISTRLVPGQRPAKIAKLVKDFVREINPDVKVEAIQSLEPFSGDFQGPYADAARVAMKYAFGKEPAFTREGGSIGAVVTMQKHLRAPITFLGLSLPEHGYHAKNENYDWGQTSGGIKMFVKYFEEISKLK from the coding sequence ATGAACAATCTATACAAAAACCTAGACAGCTACGTACGCAACTCTCGCAAAGAATTTGAGGACAAGCTGGCGGAATTGGTGGAAGCGCCCAGCGTCAGCAGCGACCCGGAACATTTGAAAGACATTCGCCGCTGTGGGGACATTGCCGCGCAGTATCTGCGTGATTTGGGGGCCAAAGCCGAGCCGGTTCATACGCCTGGCAATCCGGTTGTCTTTGGTTCGATCGTCACCAATCCCAAATATCCGACCGTTGCCATTTACAACCATCTGGACGTTCAACCCGCTGATCCTTCCGAATGGAACAAAGCACCGTTCACGTTTTTCAAATCTGGCGACCGGTACGAAGGCCGCGGCACCACCGATGACAAAGGCCCTGCGCTGACCGCGCTGCTGGCCGTGCGCTACGCTGTGCAAAACGAGATGCCGCTCAATTTCAAATTCATCTGGGAGCTGGAAGAGGAAATCGGGTCGCCGAATTTTGAATACTTCGTCAAACGCAACAAAGGCCATCTGCAAACCAATTCGATTTTGGTGTCGGACACCATCTGGATTTCGCGCAAACAACCTGCGGTGCCGTATGGCTTGCGCGGGTTGCAAGGATTTCTGTTCAAGCTGGAAACGCACAGCAAAGACGTCCATTCGGGTTTGGTCGGCGGCGCGGCGCGAAATCCCATCGGCGAACTGGCGCAAGTCATCAGCCAGTGTTACGACGCCAAAACCGGCAAGGTGAAAATCCCTGGCTTTTACGATGACGTGGTTGCTCCGACCAAAGCCGAACTGGACAGCTTCGTCAATTCGGGTTTTACGACAAAAGGGTATATGAAAGCGCACGAATTGAAATCCATTCGCGCCAACCTGAAAACCGAAGCCGACGTGCTGAAAGCGTTTATGGCTGCGCCGACCTTTGAAGTCCACGGCATCACAGGCGGTTACCACGGTCCCGGCGTCAAAACCATTGTGCCGTATCGTTCCGAAGCGAAAATCAGCACGCGCCTGGTTCCCGGCCAACGTCCGGCCAAAATCGCCAAGCTGGTCAAAGACTTCGTGCGCGAGATCAACCCCGACGTCAAAGTCGAAGCGATTCAATCCCTGGAACCCTTTTCCGGCGATTTCCAGGGGCCGTATGCCGATGCCGCGCGCGTCGCGATGAAATACGCCTTTGGCAAAGAACCGGCCTTCACCCGCGAAGGCGGCTCCATTGGCGCAGTCGTCACGATGCAAAAACATCTGCGCGCGCCGATTACGTTTTTAGGTTTGAGCCTGCCCGAACACGGCTACCACGCGAAGAATGAAAATTACGACTGGGGCCAAACCTCTGGTGGCATCAAAATGTTCGTGAAGTATTTCGAGGAAATCTCCAAGCTGAAGTAG
- a CDS encoding DUF5615 family PIN-like protein: protein MKIRFQADNDCNEHILHAVKRINPQIDFQTAPERGLHLGVSDDEVLKLAAAEGRILVSHDFKTMPDHFAEFIAKQTSPGVILISQKLSIRKAIDGLLLVWEASEAEEYVDRIYRIT, encoded by the coding sequence ATGAAAATTCGATTTCAGGCGGACAACGATTGTAACGAACACATTCTGCACGCAGTAAAGAGAATCAACCCACAAATAGACTTTCAAACCGCTCCCGAACGCGGATTACATTTGGGGGTATCGGATGACGAGGTGCTTAAACTTGCCGCTGCAGAGGGGAGAATTCTTGTTTCCCACGATTTCAAAACAATGCCGGATCATTTTGCAGAGTTTATTGCCAAACAAACGTCTCCAGGCGTGATCCTGATCTCTCAAAAGTTGTCCATCAGAAAAGCCATTGATGGATTGCTCTTGGTTTGGGAAGCCAGTGAGGCCGAAGAATACGTTGACCGTATTTACCGAATCACCTAA
- a CDS encoding DUF433 domain-containing protein — protein sequence MSATQIQTENPYIDYHHEGYWVRDTRVSLDSIVYRWREGLSPETIQSECFPTMTLAQVFGALAFYLDHQAEIDSYLLRAEAREIEIAEKIRETYPEIHRKMDAIIQDNMQAQTQ from the coding sequence ATGAGCGCTACGCAAATACAAACGGAAAATCCTTATATTGATTATCACCACGAAGGGTACTGGGTTCGAGACACGCGCGTTTCGCTGGATTCGATTGTGTATCGTTGGCGTGAAGGGTTGTCTCCGGAAACGATCCAAAGCGAATGTTTTCCGACGATGACGCTGGCTCAGGTGTTTGGCGCACTGGCTTTTTATCTGGATCATCAGGCAGAAATCGATTCATACCTGCTCCGGGCAGAAGCCAGGGAAATCGAAATCGCTGAAAAAATACGGGAGACATATCCTGAGATTCATCGCAAAATGGATGCAATCATTCAAGACAATATGCAAGCGCAAACTCAGTAA